A window of Mytilus edulis chromosome 10, xbMytEdul2.2, whole genome shotgun sequence contains these coding sequences:
- the LOC139493073 gene encoding zinc finger protein 593-like — protein sequence MGRYARKKQHKGDKPLKEKYRTKRKTKDLDQIHEDMIPKNSTKLLEQEVNLDKPGGAQFYCLHCAKYCINNQALTEHFRSKPHKRRVKALQVEPYTQAEADRAAGMGSYKKPKKLHVETQSVKEDMDTELCEEDKT from the exons ATGGGGAGGTACGCAAGAAAGAAGCAACATAAAGGTGATAAACCTTTGAAAGAAAAGTATCGAACAAAAAGGAAGACAAAAGATTTAGACCAAATTCACGAAGATATGATACCTAAAAATTCTACCAAACTTCTGGAACAAGAAGTAAATTTAGATAAACCAGGCGGTGCTCAATTTTATTGTCTTCATTGTGC aaaatactGCATAAATAACCAGGCTCTGACAGAACACTTCAGAAGTAAACCTCACAAGAGAAG GGTAAAAGCATTACAGGTTGAACCCTACACACAAGCCGAGGCAGACAGAGCTGCTGGTATGGGATCTTacaaaaaacccaaaaaactACATGTAGAAACACAGTCAGTCAAAGAAGATATGGACACTGAACTTTGTGAGGAAGACAAAACATGA